From a region of the Synechococcus sp. PCC 7502 genome:
- the trpE gene encoding anthranilate synthase component I — translation MTLPSFSDFSQLCQNGNFIPVYQELVADMDTPVAAWYRVCAGQPYSFLLESVEGGERIGRYSLLGCDPLWRLEARGDRTIQTWRDGTTETHIGNPLEHLAACLEPIKPVKLLDFPTGGLIGFWGYELIKWIEPRVPVYACGDHDLPDGLWMQIDSLLVFDQVKRKIWAIAYADLRNHTDPKIAYENACDRVSLLIAKLRSPFNYEQNILNWTNPKTQPPVNFSSNFTAEAFQQGVEKAKEHIKAGDIFQVVLSQRFSTPYSSDPFNLYRSLCIVNPSPYMAYLNFGDWQVIGSSPEVMVKADKIDGKTKATVRPIAGTRPRGQTIAEDLALAEDLLNDPKEVSEHVMLVDLGRNDLGRVCQSGTVVVDELMTIERYSHVMHIVSNVVGELKPDKTAWDLLAACFPAGTVSGAPKIRAMEIIHNLEGDRRGTYAGAYGYYDFEGQLNTAITIRTMIVKDGVLSVQAGAGIVADSDPKMEYQETLNKAKGMLEAIRGLGITPNTPFPP, via the coding sequence ATGACTCTGCCTAGCTTCTCTGATTTTTCTCAACTTTGCCAGAACGGTAATTTCATTCCTGTTTACCAAGAATTAGTGGCAGATATGGATACACCTGTGGCGGCGTGGTATCGGGTATGTGCAGGACAGCCCTATAGTTTTTTACTGGAATCAGTGGAAGGTGGAGAACGGATAGGACGCTATAGCTTATTAGGCTGTGATCCATTGTGGAGACTAGAGGCACGGGGCGATCGCACGATCCAAACTTGGCGAGATGGCACCACTGAAACTCATATTGGCAACCCGCTAGAGCATTTAGCTGCTTGTTTAGAACCGATTAAACCTGTGAAGTTATTAGATTTCCCCACGGGTGGCTTAATTGGATTTTGGGGCTATGAATTAATTAAATGGATTGAGCCAAGGGTACCAGTGTATGCCTGTGGAGATCATGATCTGCCCGATGGACTGTGGATGCAGATTGATAGTTTATTAGTATTTGATCAGGTTAAACGCAAAATTTGGGCGATCGCCTATGCGGATTTACGCAATCATACCGATCCTAAAATTGCCTATGAAAATGCCTGTGATCGAGTGAGTTTATTAATTGCTAAATTGCGATCGCCTTTTAATTATGAGCAGAATATTCTGAATTGGACAAACCCTAAGACTCAACCACCTGTAAATTTTTCCAGTAATTTTACTGCCGAAGCATTCCAGCAGGGTGTAGAAAAGGCAAAAGAGCATATTAAGGCGGGGGATATTTTCCAAGTGGTACTATCTCAGCGTTTTTCCACTCCCTATAGTAGTGATCCTTTTAATTTGTACCGTTCCCTGTGCATAGTCAATCCCTCCCCCTACATGGCATACCTTAATTTTGGCGATTGGCAGGTAATTGGTTCTAGTCCAGAGGTGATGGTTAAAGCAGATAAAATTGATGGGAAAACTAAAGCCACCGTCCGCCCGATCGCAGGCACTAGACCCCGTGGACAAACCATAGCCGAAGATTTGGCATTAGCTGAAGACCTACTTAATGATCCCAAGGAAGTGTCCGAACACGTCATGTTAGTTGACTTGGGTAGAAATGATCTAGGGCGAGTATGTCAAAGCGGCACAGTAGTTGTGGATGAGTTGATGACCATTGAACGTTATTCCCATGTCATGCACATTGTTAGTAATGTTGTGGGTGAACTTAAACCCGATAAAACCGCTTGGGATTTACTGGCTGCTTGTTTCCCTGCGGGTACGGTCAGTGGTGCGCCTAAAATTCGAGCTATGGAAATTATTCATAACCTAGAGGGCGATCGCCGAGGTACCTATGCTGGGGCGTATGGCTATTACGACTTTGAAGGACAATTAAATACTGCCATCACTATTCGGACAATGATTGTCAAAGATGGAGTTCTCAGCGTCCAAGCAGGGGCAGGTATAGTTGCCGATTCCGATCCAAAAATGGAATATCAAGAAACTCTAAATAAAGCGAAAGGGATGTTGGAAGCAATCCGAGGTTTAGGAATTACCCCAAATACTCCCTTCCCACCATAA
- a CDS encoding phosphodiester glycosidase family protein — protein sequence MLKAYRYSVPTTVLAIALTSQLIAINPSYAEQGRTIQLNGQPWVGQWIKDNSSIYLQDDWMRVALGIELMDSDRPQAQRLRWFSVPFFAAVTYDQPVQRRFLDIKDISKEWRTEIVGEILRISTPNSLISSIRRSKQNYGQNFGKNLGDRIVIDLDRATPWQVQRDKNVISLAIAADLAANLPKSLNNQSGNLVKAVEIQSEPKQTIIKIQTTQPITPTIQTLGNPYRLIVDIQPTYQPPDLTIAWAKGLIRKQQTVTLVEAGQPLRFSVNSLIVNLKEPSISMRPIWSDPDGMVGTSSLRAIAEVWQAAGAINGGFFNRDRKMPVGAIRESKRWMAGGVLTRGAVAWNPSGNVFMDRLIFGEEIITNQGNIALTHLNSGFVQNGLARYTPNWGLTYTPLTENEVIFVITGDRITAQLQSGAAGDGKINIPDNGYLLVARKSPELLSRLSVGDQIKGITNIKPEAFSDFPNILGAGPLLLKNGNLVLDAALERFLPPFDTRGASRSAIATTNIPAQVLLTTIQATPEGILPSLRQTADILKKMGAVNALNLDGGGSTTLYLGGAILNRSVGSVAPVHNGLGIFINSTESLR from the coding sequence ATGCTAAAAGCTTATAGATATTCTGTTCCTACTACTGTTCTAGCGATCGCCTTAACTAGTCAATTAATCGCAATCAATCCTAGTTATGCTGAGCAGGGCAGGACAATTCAGCTTAATGGACAACCTTGGGTAGGGCAGTGGATTAAAGATAATTCCAGTATTTACCTCCAAGATGATTGGATGCGGGTCGCCTTGGGCATAGAACTCATGGATAGCGATCGCCCCCAAGCACAAAGATTACGGTGGTTTTCCGTGCCATTTTTTGCCGCCGTTACCTACGATCAGCCTGTGCAAAGACGGTTTTTAGATATTAAGGATATTTCTAAAGAGTGGCGGACAGAGATTGTTGGTGAAATTTTACGCATCTCTACTCCCAATAGTTTGATCAGTTCTATTCGCCGTTCTAAACAAAACTATGGACAGAACTTTGGCAAAAATCTTGGTGATCGGATCGTAATTGATCTAGATCGGGCAACTCCGTGGCAAGTGCAACGAGATAAAAATGTCATTAGTTTAGCGATCGCTGCGGACTTAGCTGCTAATCTCCCCAAATCCTTAAATAATCAATCGGGAAATCTGGTCAAAGCCGTTGAAATTCAATCTGAACCCAAGCAGACTATTATTAAAATTCAGACTACCCAGCCAATTACCCCTACAATTCAAACCCTTGGTAATCCCTATCGACTGATCGTAGATATTCAGCCCACCTATCAACCGCCCGATCTAACAATTGCTTGGGCAAAAGGTTTAATTCGTAAGCAACAAACCGTTACCCTAGTTGAGGCGGGGCAACCCTTACGATTTTCCGTAAATTCCTTAATTGTGAACTTAAAAGAACCCAGTATTTCCATGCGACCAATTTGGAGTGATCCCGATGGTATGGTTGGGACTTCATCTTTGCGGGCGATCGCTGAGGTTTGGCAAGCAGCAGGGGCAATTAATGGTGGGTTTTTCAACCGTGATCGAAAAATGCCCGTGGGCGCAATTAGAGAAAGTAAACGCTGGATGGCTGGAGGAGTATTAACCCGTGGCGCAGTGGCATGGAATCCATCAGGTAATGTATTTATGGATCGCCTGATTTTTGGGGAAGAAATTATCACTAACCAAGGCAATATTGCTTTAACCCATCTAAATAGTGGCTTTGTCCAAAATGGTTTAGCACGATATACCCCTAACTGGGGATTGACCTATACCCCCCTAACCGAGAATGAAGTAATTTTTGTCATCACAGGCGATCGCATCACCGCTCAATTGCAATCAGGAGCAGCAGGTGACGGTAAAATTAATATTCCTGATAATGGTTATCTGCTTGTGGCACGCAAGTCCCCAGAGCTTTTATCCCGACTATCTGTGGGAGATCAAATTAAAGGAATCACCAATATTAAACCCGAAGCGTTTAGTGATTTTCCCAATATCCTCGGAGCTGGACCACTCTTACTTAAAAATGGAAACCTCGTCCTTGATGCTGCCTTAGAACGCTTTTTACCTCCCTTTGATACCCGTGGAGCCTCTCGTAGTGCGATCGCTACAACTAATATTCCCGCACAAGTTCTCCTGACCACAATTCAAGCTACACCCGAGGGCATCCTACCCAGTCTTAGACAAACCGCAGATATTCTTAAGAAAATGGGGGCAGTCAATGCTCTAAATCTTGATGGTGGCGGCTCTACAACTTTATACTTAGGCGGAGCTATATTGAATCGTTCAGTGGGTAGCGTTGCGCCTGTACATAATGGACTGGGCATTTTTATTAATTCTACGGAATCCCTAAGATAA
- a CDS encoding ribonuclease HII — METGVDEVGRGAIFGVVVAGAVTIPDHQFDYLKSMGVKDSKKLSPNQRAKLDRVIRAVADCGIGLATVAEIEELNILNASLLAMERAIAQLNTFPAHCFIDGNQRLKFQEIPMIPHTTVIKGDSIYLSIAAASIIAKVWRDRLITELAQEYPKYDLARNKGYATQRHRDALSIYGITNLHRQSFCTNFLAAK, encoded by the coding sequence ATGGAAACAGGTGTCGATGAAGTTGGTAGAGGAGCAATTTTTGGCGTGGTTGTGGCAGGGGCAGTTACCATACCCGATCATCAGTTTGACTACCTGAAGAGTATGGGGGTTAAAGATAGCAAAAAACTTAGTCCTAACCAAAGAGCTAAATTAGATCGGGTTATTCGTGCCGTAGCCGATTGTGGCATTGGCTTAGCCACAGTTGCTGAAATTGAAGAGCTTAATATTCTTAACGCTAGCCTTCTGGCAATGGAACGGGCGATCGCTCAACTAAATACTTTTCCAGCCCATTGTTTCATAGATGGCAATCAACGCCTTAAATTTCAGGAAATTCCCATGATTCCCCACACCACCGTTATTAAGGGTGATTCCATTTACCTATCCATAGCAGCAGCTAGTATTATTGCCAAGGTATGGCGCGATCGCCTGATTACAGAACTGGCACAGGAATATCCTAAATATGATCTAGCCCGAAATAAAGGCTATGCCACTCAAAGACATCGAGATGCACTTTCAATCTATGGCATCACTAATTTGCATCGTCAGTCCTTTTGTACTAATTTCTTAGCCGCAAAATAG
- the trxA gene encoding thioredoxin: protein MSVKKQFNSFEELIEGSELPLLVDFYAPWCGPCQIMAGILEQVSAKVKDQAQVVKINTDTYPALATQYKISALPTMVIFKNGQPVDRIEGVIPTDKLYDRLTAWL, encoded by the coding sequence ATGTCTGTCAAAAAGCAATTTAATAGTTTTGAGGAATTAATTGAAGGTTCAGAACTACCACTTTTAGTTGATTTCTACGCTCCTTGGTGTGGTCCCTGTCAAATTATGGCAGGAATTTTAGAGCAAGTAAGTGCAAAGGTTAAGGATCAAGCTCAAGTTGTCAAAATTAACACCGATACCTATCCCGCCCTTGCTACCCAATATAAAATTAGTGCTTTGCCGACTATGGTGATTTTTAAAAATGGACAGCCTGTGGATCGAATTGAAGGCGTAATTCCGACTGACAAGCTCTACGATCGCCTGACTGCTTGGCTTTAA